In Gossypium hirsutum isolate 1008001.06 chromosome A10, Gossypium_hirsutum_v2.1, whole genome shotgun sequence, the DNA window GCAGTAAGTCTATAGGGCAATAACTTCTGGTTTCGagatttttatatttgtttttgtgGATCATCCTCCACTCCCACAAAACCAAAAAGGTTtaggcaaaaaaaaagaaagggttgtTAAGGACAGGATGATCTTCAGTGACATGCCTTTTCCATTGTCACTTTGATGAGCTGCTTAACATTGAAATCAAATGTGGGTACTTTGAAAGCAAATGAGTTGTCTAATGATCTCTTATTCAAATTTCAGCAGCATTGAATCTCACCAAACATTAGTTTCCCAAGTTTTGTTACTTAAGATCATCCAATTTGCTTTCTGAATGCTTGTCGCTACCGAATGTACTATCGCCATTGCTCAATTGCCTACATCAATAAAGGAAGTTCAGTCATAAGGACCACTTGGTCTCTGGTTCCTGCAGCAGGTAATGAATGTTGAATTCTTAATTTTGAAACTCTTCAATTTCACAATTCTATTGTTCTTAAATATCACAGATTCAACTGATAATTTTATGGTTCTTCAGTATCACAAATTCAATGATAAGTAAGGAAGATGTCAAAGATTGCAGTGATAATTATTGTAGCTGCAGGGGCTCTTGTATTCGTCATTGTAATCATGGGATTCATTTGGTTTTACAAATCATGTAAGAACTTTTCAAAAAGAAGTTCAGAGACTGGCTCCTCAGATCCTTCTGCATTAAGTAAGGGTCCACTGCAACAAACTTGCAGAAACCATAGTGTTTAATGCTTGATATTTTTACTAACTATGGCTCCAACACTGCAGTGGAGTGGAATAAAGGAGCTGGGCCCAGTTCATCAGCTAGCCAGTCTTTATTTGAACCTCAAGGAGCAAGGCAATTCAGACTAGAAGAGTTGGACCAAGCTACCAAGCATTTCTCAGATGGTAATCTTATTGGATTTGGAAGTTTCGGTCCGGTCTATAAAGGTTGGCTTCATGGCATTGTTGTGGCTATCAAAAGACATCCAGGGGCTCCTCGAGAGGAGTTCATTGCAGGGGTATAACCAGTTCTTCTAACTTATATAGCTCATATCTGATAGATATCTATGTCAAGTACATTACAACTCGGAAATCCCTCACCTCTATGAAATGCTTTAACTTTTTCAAGTGATTCTTTATGTCAACAATTAGCTCCAAAAAGTCATTTTCCAGGTAAAAATGTAAGTTGGTTGGTATTTATGAATATGTTACTTGCAGACACTTCCTGAAGATAATTTTGACTGTCAATGCTTCTTTTACCTTTTTCCCACTTGAAACATCTGACTGTACAATAAAGAATCTCAAAATTATGCCTCTAATGGCTCCAATCTCCGCCAATTCATATAGAAATTGACATATTAGAGTCTCGAACAGGTAAAGTATCTGTCAGAGATTCGACATCGGAATTTGGTTACTCTTCTAGGGTACTGTCAAGAAAGTGGATCTCGAATGTTGATATATGAATGTATACCTAATGGAAGCATCTGCAATCATCTTTATGGTATGACTCATTAACAGCATAGATTTTTCATGATCATCGAAGCAAGACATTACATTCATCCGGGTTTTGGCAGATACCGGACGAGAGGCTCCAACTAGACTAGAGTTCAAGCAAAGGTTATCAATAGCTCTGGGGGCTGCTAGAGGTAAATATGAGGGTCAAAATAATGAAggaatattaaatttattactagTTTCAAGCTGAAGAAATCATGTTTTTTCATTGCAGGTTTATGCCATTTGCATAGCCTGCAACCCCCATTAATGCATAAGAACTTCAAAAAAGCCAATGTCTTGGTTGATGAGAACTTCACTGCTAAGGTTGCAGATGCAGGGATAGCAATGTTACTTGAAAGGATAGAAGAAGCAGGTTCATCTCACAGTTCTAGCATCAATGTTTTCCAAGATCCAGAGTAAATTGATTTCTTCTTTAAGCAATTTGTGTTACTGTTGTGGAAAGAAAAACCTTCACCTATACTTACTTGATCCCATGCATCGATGTCAGGGTGGATGCATTGGGGAGCTTCACCGAAATGAGTGATGTATACAGCTTTGGAGTGTTTCTTTTGGAGCTCATAACTGGACGGGAGGAGGCCATGCATATCGATTACCTAAGATCCAATGAGAGCTTAATTCAATTGGTAAGCAGACTAGTACCTCGTTTTACTAGGAGAATCACTAAACTATTATATACATTATAAGTTTCTGCTAATGCTAAGATCAAGGCTTATGAATCTAAAGAGAAaggtttaaattaattttcaattttccaAGTTATGAATTTGAGGAAACTGTTTTCTAGTACTACAAATGATAGATTAGCGTTTATCATCTGTTAAGTAATAAATGAAGAATATTTCAAACTCTATCCCACTGATTTGTTTTTGCTTTTCCCACTCTTTAAGAATTATTCATCTCAATTATGTTCAATTGTTTTCACCAACTCATTGAAGGTACAATCACGGCTGAGTTCCAATGAACTTGTGGACTACAGACTAGGTGGAACCTTTACTATGGATGGCATTAGGGATTTGATCAAGCTGACACTAAAATGCATGTGTTTTCCTGGAAAATGGAGACTGAATATGAATATGGTTGTGGTTGAGCTAGAAAGGATCCATGAAAAAGAGATGGAACTGACAACAGTCAGAGGTGAAGGTACTTCAAAAATTGCTCTAGGCAGTGAGCTATTTGCTTCAAAATAAAGATAGGCTTCCAATGGAGCTTGTCAAGCTATGGTCAAGCTTAGACTtacagaataattttttttttcttgaaaataacatcaaactgTTTACATGGATGAGAGAAAGAGAATAGGGGTAGCCAGGTATGGGTATGGGTAGTCAAGTTCCTGCAAAGGAATAGGACTGTAAATTATGGATTTGATTTTTCAAATGATGCATAATATTATCGGTGATATTGATATCTAAAGAAATTGTGAACTTTATACTGCTCAATGATTGTAAGCTGAAAACATTGAAACGATAAGACAAACAGATAGATTCCATAGCAAATTTACATAGGAAGTTCTGCATAATTATCATAATCAATGATGATATTAAGGAACACATCAGATGATTCAAATGCATGCTTGGTATTTGAAAGGATAGATTCCGTACTCTAGATTGACACCTCTCATTCTAATGTCTCAACCACTTGGTCAGCTTGGTATTTATTTTGAGCATAGATGATCCCGAAAGCTCCTGGCTATAGTACATTTGCAACAGTTCTCCTTGCTCTAGATGCCAGTAAAGAAGCACTGAGACAACAGCAGGTAATTAAGCTCCCTGAACATAAAATATAAACAGTGCCACACTATACAGTCCAAGAAGTATGTAAACCTGTTggtgtacttatgaatattaagATGCTGATCAGAAAGGTCAAAGTTCCTAAAAAGAGACTATAAACTCTCAATAACTTGGATATGAAACCATTAAATCATGCATATTGGTAAA includes these proteins:
- the LOC107896711 gene encoding receptor-like cytoplasmic kinase 176 isoform X1, giving the protein MYYRHCSIAYINKGSSVIRTTWSLVPAAGALVFVIVIMGFIWFYKSCKNFSKRSSETGSSDPSALMEWNKGAGPSSSASQSLFEPQGARQFRLEELDQATKHFSDGNLIGFGSFGPVYKGWLHGIVVAIKRHPGAPREEFIAGVKYLSEIRHRNLVTLLGYCQESGSRMLIYECIPNGSICNHLYDTGREAPTRLEFKQRLSIALGAARGLCHLHSLQPPLMHKNFKKANVLVDENFTAKVADAGIAMLLERIEEAGSSHSSSINVFQDPEVDALGSFTEMSDVYSFGVFLLELITGREEAMHIDYLRSNESLIQLVQSRLSSNELVDYRLGGTFTMDGIRDLIKLTLKCMCFPGKWRLNMNMVVVELERIHEKEMELTTVRGEGTSKIALGSELFASK
- the LOC107896711 gene encoding probable serine/threonine-protein kinase PBL2 isoform X2, yielding MSKIAVIIIVAAGALVFVIVIMGFIWFYKSCKNFSKRSSETGSSDPSALMEWNKGAGPSSSASQSLFEPQGARQFRLEELDQATKHFSDGNLIGFGSFGPVYKGWLHGIVVAIKRHPGAPREEFIAGVKYLSEIRHRNLVTLLGYCQESGSRMLIYECIPNGSICNHLYDTGREAPTRLEFKQRLSIALGAARGLCHLHSLQPPLMHKNFKKANVLVDENFTAKVADAGIAMLLERIEEAGSSHSSSINVFQDPEVDALGSFTEMSDVYSFGVFLLELITGREEAMHIDYLRSNESLIQLVQSRLSSNELVDYRLGGTFTMDGIRDLIKLTLKCMCFPGKWRLNMNMVVVELERIHEKEMELTTVRGEGTSKIALGSELFASK